A single genomic interval of Juglans regia cultivar Chandler chromosome 1, Walnut 2.0, whole genome shotgun sequence harbors:
- the LOC109006888 gene encoding nuclear pore complex protein NUP133, with amino-acid sequence MFSPGIRRSNVSSRNERNQGHTVLQSPITPLSENRRSFLQNSVPDRPSTGTPAPWAPRLSVLARIPPVNRSETGDEADPIKPVYVGEFPQVVRDEQAGLLQKHVPDDAFISGGMEKGTSLAWIIIGNRLFIWNYLSPAASMKCIVLEIPLNVLENRDINSTDRNCWLLCVVNWESTSRRTKKVAKHCNSAGIVLCNQNTRTIIYWPEVYSEGRTAPVTSFASTEELEVTSSHENGKANPNKQRQRIRCGNNSTGWSSLNSLMASALPGSQHACVALACCSNGELWQFHCSPTGIHRKKIYEDKLTLPSQGSDSGQILWSKGYPRSLIWRFSHVSIEGSNREFFLLTDREIQCFSVDMKLDIRVSKLWSHEIIGTDGDAGIRKDLAGQKRIWPLDLQVDDHGKVITILVATFCKDRVSGSSYTQYSLLTMQYKSGVSMEPTHERILEKKAPIQVIIPKARVEDEDFLFSMRLRIGGKPSGSAIILSGDGTATVAHYYRNSTHLYQFDLPYDAGKVLDASVLPSSDDGEEGPWVVLTEKAGIWAIPEKAVVLGGVEPPERSLSRKGSSNERSAQEETRNLTFVGNIAPRRVSSEAWDAGERQTGAFTGVVRRTGPDEESETLLSHLFHDFLSSGQVDGSLEKLKSSGAFERDGETSVFARMSKSIVDTLAKHWTTTRGAEILAMAVVSTQLVDKQQKHKAFLQFLALSKCHEELCSRQRYSLQIILEHGEKLAGMIQLRELQHVIGEKRSTGVGSSHPSAERQMSGALWDLIQLVGERARRNTVLLMDRDNAEVFYSKVSDLEEVFYCLDRHLDYVISIEQPLWIQIQRACELSNACATIVREAIQYRNENHLWYPPPEGLTPWYCQPVVRSGMWSIASFMHQLLNETSGVELSAKSDLYTHLEVLTEVLLEAYAGAVTAKVERGEEHKGLLDEFWSRRDTLLDSLYQQVQNFVDGRHQDLNRGFEEQKEEIRRKLSLHLLSIAKQHECYRTLWRICCDLNDTALLRNLMHESMGPNGGFSYFVFKELYEKRQFSKVLRLGEEFPEELSIFLRQHQELLWLHEVFLNQFSSASEILHVLALSCDQNSISATEEQADLDSIDFEPKLVDRKRLLNLSKIAARAATGKDADSETKLKRIEADRKILKLQEEMILHLPTDEEKQHVERQLLRPEDLIKLCLKGQNAKLSLCAFDLFAWTSSSFRKTHRNLMEECWKNAADQDDWSQLYQASIAQGWSDEETIQNLRETMLFQASNRCYGPNAETFGEGFAEVMLLRRESVEPSFSRDLGSSVEAILMQHKDFPEAGKLMLAAITLGSVQDDTRLEEGPSPME; translated from the exons ATGATGCTTTTATATCTGGTGGAATGGAAAAGGGAACATCCCTTGCTTGGATTATCATTGGAAACAGACTCTTCATTTGGAATTACTTATCGCCTGCTGCTTCAATGAAATGCATTGTTCTTGAAATCCCTTTGAATGTATTAGAGAACAGAGATATTAACAGTACTGACCGGAACTGTTGGTTGCTTTGTGTTGTCAATTGGGAAAGCACATCGAGGAGAACAAAGAAAGTTGCAAAACATTGCAATTCTGCTGGCAttgttttgtgtaaccaaaacACCCGAACTATCATATACTGGCCTGAAGTATATTCTGAAGGTAGAACTGCTCCTGTTACCAGTTTTGCATCTACTGAGGAGTTAGAGGTGACTTCTTCACATGAAAATGGAAAGGCCAACCCAAACAAGCAGCGACAACGTATTAGATGTGGAAATAATTCAACTGGATGGAGTTCACTGAACTCTTTGATGGCTTCTGCATTACCTGGTTCTCAGCATGCCTGTGTTGCCCTTGCATGCTGTTCGAATGGTGAGCTTTGGCAGTTTCACTGCAGTCCCACTGGCATTCACCGTAAGAAAATATACGAGGATAAACTGACTTTACCATCCCAGGGGAGTGACAGTGGTCAAATTTTATGGAGCAAGGGGTATCCTAGGTCATTGATCTGGCGTTTTTCACATGTTTCTATAGAGGGCTCAAATAGAGAGTTTTTTCTGCTGACTGATCGTGAGATACAGTGTTTTAGCGTTGATATGAAACTTGATATACGCGTGTCAAAGCTCTGGTCCCATGAAATTATTGGTACAGATGGTGATGCGGGGATCAGGAAGGATCTGGCTGGTCAGAAGCGAATATGGCCTCTTGATTTGCAGGTGGATGATCACGGAAAAGTGATTACCATTTTGGTTGCTACCTTCTGTAAGGATCGGGTCAGTGGTTCAAGCTACACACAGTATTCTCTTCTGACAATGCAATATAAATCTGGGGTGAGTATGGAGCCTACACATGAAAGGATTCTGGAGAAAAAAGCTCCAATCCAAGTAATAATTCCAAAAGCAAGAGTAGAAGATGAAGATTTCTTGTTCTCGATGAGACTTCGGATAGGAGGCAAGCCTTCAGGATCGGCAATCATACTTTCTGGTGACGGAACAGCAACGGTCGCCCATTATTATCGAAACTCGACTCACCTCTATCAGTTTGACCTGCCTTATGATGCAGGAAAAGTTCTAGATGCTTCAGTTCTTCCTTCTTCAGATGATGGGGAAGAAGGGCCATGGGTTGTACTAACCGAGAAAGCAGGAATATGGGCAATACCTGAAAAGGCTGTTGTACTTGGTGGAGTTGAACCACCTGAGCGAAGCTTGTCACGTAAGGGGAGCTCAAATGAAAGATCTGCTCAAGAAGAGACACGGAACCTTACATTTGTGGGCAATATTGCTCCTAGAAGGGTTAGTTCTGAAGCATGGGATGCTGGAGAAAGACAAACGGGGGCTTTTACTGGGGTTGTACGTCGAACTGGCCCAGATGAAGAGTCAGAAACTTTGCTTAGTCATcttttccatgattttctttcatCTGGACAGGTTGATGGTTCACTGGAAAAGCTAAAAAGCTCTGGGGCATTTGAAAGGGATGGAGAAACAAGTGTTTTTGCACGGATGAGCAAATCAATTGTTGACACTTTAGCTAAACACTGGACTACAACCAGAGGTGCTGAGATTTTGGCCATGGCTGTTGTATCTACCCAACTCGTGGATAAGCAGCAGAAGCATAAAGCATTTCTTCAGTTTCTGGCATTATCCAAATGCCATGAGGAGCTGTGTTCTAGACAGA GATATTCCTTGCAAATTATCTTGGAACATGGTGAAAAGCTTGCTGGGATGATTCAATTGAGAGAACTACAACATGTGATTGGAGAGAAACGTTCAACTGGGGTTGGCTCCTCCCATCCGAGTGCAGAACGCCAAATGTCAGGTGCTCTTTGGGATCTTATTCAATTAGTTGGTGAGAGAGCCCGCCGAAATACAGTTCTTCTCATGGACAGAGATAATGCTGAGGTGTTCTATAGTAAGGTTTCCGATCTTGAAGAAGTATTTTATTGCTTAGACAGGCATCTTGATTATGTAATAAGCATAGAGCAACCACTTTGGATTCAGATACAAAGAGCTTGTGAGCTCTCAAATGCTTGTGCCACTATAGTTCGCGAGGCTATACAGTACAGAAATGAGAATCACTTGTGGTACCCACCACCCGAAGGCTTGACACCATGGTATTGTCAACCTGTGGTACGCAGTGGGATGTGGAGCATTGCGTCCTTCATGCATCAGCTGTTGAATGAAACATCTGGAGTTGAGTTGTCAGCGAAATCAGATCTGTATACCCATCTAGAAGTACTCACTGAGGTTCTACTTGAGGCATATGCTGGTGCTGTCACAGCTAAGGTTGAGCGTGGTGAAGAACACAAAGGTCTATTAGATGAGTTCTGGAGTAGAAGGGATACACTCCTGGACTCCCTTTATCAACAAGTTCAAAATTTTGTGGATGGCAGGCACCAG GATCTAAATAGAGGATTTGAAgagcaaaaagaagaaatccGCAGGAAGCTTTCTTTGCACTTGCTATCCATTGCCAAACAGCATGAATGCTACAGAACTTTGTGGAGAATATGCTGTGACCTCAATGATACAGCCCTACTTAGAAATCTTATG CATGAGAGCATGGGACCTAATGGAGGCTTCAGTTACTTTGTCTTTAAAGAACTGTATGAGAAGAGACAATTTTCCAAGGTTCTAAGGCTTGGGGAAGAGTTCCCGGAGGAGTTATCTATCTTTCTAAGACAGCACCAGGAGCTTCTTTGGCTTCACGAAGTGTTCCTGAATCAATTTTCTTCAGCTTCTGAAATTCTTCATGTATTAGCTCTTTCTTGTGATCAAAACTCTATTTCAGCCACTGAAGAGCAGGCAGACCTTGACAGTATTGATTTCGAACCCAAATTGGTGGACAGAAAGCGCCTTTTGAATCTCTCAAAGATAGCTGCAAGGGCAG CCACAGGTAAGGATGCTGATTCTGAGACAAAGTTGAAGCGCATTGAAGCTgataggaaaattttgaaattgcag GAAGAAATGATACTACACCTTCCTACTGACGAAGAAAAGCAACATGTTGAAAGGCAGCTCCTACGTCCAGAAGATCTTATTAAGCTGTGTCTTAAAGGTCAAAACGCAAAGCTCTCCTTGTGTGCTTTTGATCTGTTTGCATGGACCAGCTCCTCCTTTCGGAAAACCCACAGAAATCTCATGGAGGAGTGTTGGAAGAATGCTGCCGATCAAGATGATTGGAGTCAACTGTACCAAGCATCTATTGCCCAAGGATGGAGTGACGAGGAAACCATACAGAATCTTAGGGAAACTATGCTTTTCCAGGCTTCCAACAGGTGTTATGGACCCAATGCAGAAACCTTTGGAGAAGGTTTTGCCGAAGTTATGCTGTTGAGACGAGAAAGTGTGGAGCCTTCTTTTTCTAGGGATCTGGGTTCTTCTGTTGAGGCAATACTGATGCAGCACAAGGATTTTCCTGAGGCAGGCAAGCTGATGCTGGCTGCTATCACGTTGGGGAGTGTACAGGACGATACCAGACTGGAAGAGGGTCCTTCTCCAATGGAATGA